In a single window of the Streptomyces sp. HUAS ZL42 genome:
- the rpsN gene encoding 30S ribosomal protein S14 — MAKKSKIAKNEKRQEVVARHAERRAELKEIIRRPSSTEAERLAAQRELRRQPRDASATRVRNRDQVDGRPRGYFRAFGLSRVSLREQAHAGYLPGVRKASW, encoded by the coding sequence ATGGCGAAGAAGAGCAAGATCGCGAAGAACGAGAAGCGGCAGGAGGTCGTCGCGCGCCACGCCGAGCGACGGGCCGAGCTGAAGGAGATCATCCGGCGGCCCTCCTCGACGGAGGCCGAACGGCTCGCCGCCCAACGGGAGTTGCGCAGGCAGCCACGGGACGCGAGTGCCACGCGCGTACGCAACCGTGATCAGGTGGACGGTCGGCCGCGCGGCTACTTCCGGGCGTTCGGGCTGTCCCGGGTGAGTCTGCGGGAGCAGGCACACGCCGGGTATCTGCCGGGGGTGCGCAAGGCCTCCTGGTAG
- a CDS encoding type B 50S ribosomal protein L31: protein MRKGIHPAYGPVVFRDRAANHAFLTRSTMTGNKTIEWEDGNTYPVVDVEISDVSHPFYTGTARVLDTAGRVERFERRYGKRGEA, encoded by the coding sequence ATGCGCAAGGGAATCCACCCCGCCTACGGTCCCGTCGTCTTCCGTGACCGCGCCGCGAACCACGCCTTCCTGACCCGCTCGACGATGACCGGCAACAAGACGATCGAGTGGGAGGACGGCAACACCTACCCGGTCGTGGACGTCGAGATCTCCGACGTCAGCCACCCCTTCTACACGGGCACCGCCCGCGTCCTGGACACCGCCGGGCGGGTGGAGCGCTTCGAGCGCCGGTACGGGAAGCGGGGCGAGGCGTGA
- the rpmB gene encoding 50S ribosomal protein L28 encodes MSAHCMLTGARPGFGNRVSHSHRRTSRRFDPNIQSKRYWLPSEGRYVRLRLSARGIKTVDAIGVEAAVARIRARGVRV; translated from the coding sequence GTGTCCGCGCATTGCATGCTGACCGGCGCCCGGCCCGGCTTCGGCAACCGTGTCTCCCACTCCCACCGGCGCACCTCACGCCGCTTCGACCCGAACATCCAGTCCAAGCGGTACTGGCTGCCGAGCGAGGGCCGGTACGTACGGCTGCGCCTCAGCGCGAGGGGCATCAAGACCGTCGACGCGATCGGCGTCGAGGCTGCGGTGGCCCGGATCCGTGCCCGGGGGGTGCGCGTCTGA
- a CDS encoding DUF4232 domain-containing protein, with translation MRAVPITVTALAATLLLTACDSGSGSHSAGSSASSSSSSSSGKQKSGGACAVDQLGAEVGPVNAAPAAGDSGNVTVTLTNRGSACTLEGFPGVDLHAGDTSAAVPADEAAQAQKLTLAANGTTSFTITYVRGEAGGSKSLAVKTVKYSLPGADTEESFTWSYGEVALKGDGGEPDASVSAFQQSGD, from the coding sequence ATGCGCGCCGTTCCGATCACCGTCACCGCCCTCGCCGCGACCCTCCTGCTCACCGCCTGCGACAGCGGCTCCGGGAGCCACTCCGCCGGCAGCTCGGCGAGTAGCTCCTCCAGCAGCTCCTCGGGGAAGCAGAAGAGCGGCGGCGCCTGCGCCGTCGACCAGCTCGGTGCGGAGGTCGGGCCCGTCAACGCCGCACCCGCCGCCGGGGACAGCGGCAACGTCACGGTCACGCTCACCAACCGCGGTTCGGCGTGCACCCTGGAGGGCTTCCCCGGCGTCGATCTCCACGCAGGCGACACCTCCGCCGCCGTTCCCGCGGACGAGGCCGCGCAAGCGCAGAAGCTGACGCTCGCCGCGAACGGCACCACGTCCTTCACCATCACCTACGTACGGGGCGAGGCGGGCGGATCCAAGAGCCTCGCCGTGAAGACGGTGAAGTACAGCCTGCCGGGTGCCGACACCGAAGAGAGCTTCACGTGGTCGTACGGCGAGGTGGCGCTGAAGGGTGACGGGGGCGAGCCGGACGCGTCGGTGAGCGCCTTCCAGCAGTCGGGCGACTGA
- a CDS encoding LysE family translocator encodes MVDLSLYAAFLVAAFALCITPGPDMMFIVAMGGRGGPATGVMAAAGVACAMLVHSVAAALGLSALFLALPTLYHVLRWVGAAYLLYLALKAFRDRAVPVEADGKAGSGRRRAFWQGAVTNLLNPKVILFNVSFLPQFVDPGLGHVREQFLLLGATITVMGLAVDGSIGLLSGKLSALLRRSRRVARGLNVFSGTVFTGLAVRLVASSPK; translated from the coding sequence ATGGTGGATCTGTCTCTTTACGCGGCCTTCCTCGTGGCCGCGTTCGCGCTCTGTATCACTCCCGGCCCCGACATGATGTTCATCGTGGCGATGGGCGGCCGCGGTGGACCCGCCACGGGGGTGATGGCCGCGGCCGGGGTGGCCTGCGCGATGCTCGTGCACTCGGTCGCCGCGGCGCTCGGGCTGTCGGCTCTGTTCCTGGCCCTGCCGACGCTCTACCACGTGCTGCGATGGGTCGGCGCGGCCTATCTGCTGTACCTCGCGCTGAAGGCCTTCCGGGACCGTGCGGTGCCCGTCGAGGCGGACGGGAAGGCCGGTTCCGGACGGCGGCGGGCCTTCTGGCAGGGAGCCGTCACCAACCTGCTCAACCCCAAGGTGATCCTCTTCAACGTCTCCTTCCTGCCGCAGTTCGTCGACCCCGGACTGGGGCACGTGCGGGAGCAGTTCCTGCTTCTCGGGGCCACGATCACCGTCATGGGCCTCGCGGTGGACGGTTCGATCGGACTGCTCTCCGGGAAGCTCTCCGCGCTGCTGCGCCGCAGCCGGCGGGTGGCGCGCGGGCTCAACGTCTTCAGCGGGACGGTGTTCACGGGGCTGGCGGTGCGGCTTGTGGCGTCCTCGCCGAAGTAG
- a CDS encoding DUF2786 domain-containing protein gives MSSTPRTVDRAFRTALYDPADTALDTGASLLAADPSADAELARRGEEFVAAAWRRGWQPADVVRIVRRELDDVHVTLVTTLIHAQARNDRPRGPRWRAQLDELTPHTPPRPDRFSHATATLQLYRLLLRLPHLEPLQESAPAPRSDSRMLTRIRALLAKAEATGYPEEAEALTAKAQELMARHSVDEALLAAQAPAPDAPGACRIGVEPPYEQAKAVLLDAVAGANHCKAVWNEPLCFSTVVGFEADLEAVELLYTSLLVQAQSAMTKAEAAQRAGGRKRTKTFRQSFLAAYAHRIGTRLVAAAETQVSDDLLPVLASREVAVTAATDRMFPETVTTRLRGVSDAAGWNEGAEAADRARVQARPRLP, from the coding sequence GTGAGCAGCACGCCCCGCACCGTCGACCGCGCCTTCCGGACCGCCCTCTACGACCCCGCCGACACCGCCCTCGACACCGGCGCATCCCTTCTCGCCGCCGACCCCTCAGCGGACGCGGAACTGGCGCGGCGCGGCGAGGAGTTCGTCGCGGCCGCCTGGCGACGAGGCTGGCAGCCCGCCGACGTCGTACGGATCGTCCGGCGCGAACTGGACGACGTACACGTGACGCTCGTCACCACCCTGATCCACGCACAGGCGCGCAACGACCGCCCCCGCGGCCCCCGCTGGCGAGCGCAACTCGACGAGCTGACCCCGCACACCCCGCCCCGCCCCGACCGCTTCTCCCACGCCACCGCAACCCTGCAGCTGTACCGTCTCCTGCTCCGCCTCCCCCACCTCGAACCGCTCCAGGAGTCCGCCCCGGCCCCCCGCTCCGACTCCCGCATGCTCACCCGGATCCGCGCGCTGCTCGCCAAGGCGGAAGCGACCGGGTACCCGGAGGAGGCGGAGGCGCTCACCGCCAAGGCGCAGGAGCTGATGGCCCGGCACAGCGTCGACGAGGCGCTGCTCGCCGCACAGGCCCCCGCCCCCGACGCGCCCGGCGCCTGCCGGATCGGCGTCGAGCCGCCGTACGAACAGGCCAAGGCGGTCCTCCTGGACGCGGTGGCAGGCGCGAACCACTGCAAGGCCGTGTGGAACGAACCCCTCTGCTTCTCCACGGTCGTGGGTTTCGAGGCGGACCTCGAAGCGGTGGAGCTCCTCTACACCTCACTCCTGGTGCAGGCCCAGTCCGCCATGACGAAGGCGGAGGCGGCCCAGAGGGCGGGCGGCCGCAAACGTACGAAGACGTTCCGGCAGTCCTTCCTCGCCGCCTACGCCCACCGCATCGGCACCCGTCTCGTCGCCGCCGCCGAGACCCAGGTGAGCGACGACCTGCTCCCCGTTCTCGCCTCCCGCGAGGTCGCGGTCACGGCGGCGACGGACCGCATGTTCCCGGAGACCGTCACGACCCGCCTGCGCGGAGTCTCGGACGCGGCCGGCTGGAACGAGGGCGCCGAGGCGGCGGACCGGGCCCGGGTGCAGGCCCGGCCCCGGCTCCCCTGA
- a CDS encoding bifunctional 3'-5' exonuclease/DNA polymerase, translated as MTDRWALAPAEDRGVELAPLGRDGLPAGPVLQEADLTEAVRSRPHVTRWVWRSTAEVYPRLLATGVRVERCYDIEDAETLLLGHEGRYGEPRSAAAALARLRGGPVPPDPPQRSAEPGSQSPLFEPQTVRLPLADLLEVYADQQRRHDTTAHPDRMRLLTAAESAGMLVAAEMNRAGLPWSADVHREVLHELLGERYAGGGEPRRLAELADEVSAAFGRRVRPDLPNDVIKAFAQAGIKVRSTRRWEIESVDHPAVKPLIEYKKLYRIWVAHGWSWLQDWVRDGRFRPEFLAGGTVTGRWVTNGGGALQIPKVIRRAVVAEPGWRLVVADADQMEPRVLAAISRDPGLMEVAARQTDLYQSVSDRAFSGDRAQAKLAVLGAVYGQTSGDGLKNLAALRRRFPKAVAYVDDAARAGEEGRLVRTWLGRTCPPAAGVGDDASEEAGIPQEGPAADDPGGQEWVPGYASTNSRARGRFARNFVVQGSAADWALLLLAALRRTCADMAAELVFFQHDEVIVHCPKEEADTVVAAIREASDLAGRLTFGETPVRFPFTTAVVECYADAK; from the coding sequence ATGACCGACCGGTGGGCTCTCGCACCGGCCGAGGACCGTGGCGTGGAGCTCGCCCCCCTCGGCCGGGACGGGCTGCCCGCCGGACCGGTGCTGCAGGAGGCGGACCTGACGGAGGCGGTACGCTCCCGACCGCACGTGACCCGCTGGGTCTGGCGCTCGACGGCCGAGGTCTACCCGCGTCTGCTCGCCACGGGGGTGCGAGTCGAGCGGTGCTACGACATCGAGGACGCCGAGACCCTCCTCCTGGGCCACGAGGGGCGATACGGCGAACCCCGCTCGGCGGCAGCCGCCCTGGCCCGGCTGCGCGGCGGTCCCGTACCGCCGGACCCGCCGCAGCGGTCCGCCGAACCAGGCTCGCAGTCACCCCTCTTCGAACCGCAGACCGTCCGTCTGCCCCTGGCCGACCTCCTGGAGGTGTACGCCGACCAGCAGCGGCGCCATGACACCACGGCCCATCCCGACCGCATGCGGCTGCTGACGGCCGCCGAGTCGGCGGGAATGCTGGTGGCCGCCGAGATGAACCGCGCGGGGCTGCCCTGGAGCGCGGACGTCCACCGCGAGGTGCTGCACGAGCTGCTCGGCGAGCGGTACGCGGGCGGCGGTGAGCCGCGCCGCCTGGCCGAGCTCGCGGACGAGGTGTCGGCGGCCTTCGGCCGCCGGGTCCGCCCCGACCTGCCGAACGACGTCATCAAGGCCTTCGCACAGGCCGGGATCAAGGTCCGGTCCACCCGCCGCTGGGAGATCGAGTCCGTCGACCACCCGGCGGTGAAGCCGCTGATCGAGTACAAGAAGCTGTACCGCATCTGGGTGGCCCATGGCTGGTCCTGGCTCCAGGACTGGGTTCGCGACGGCCGTTTCCGGCCCGAGTTCCTCGCCGGCGGTACCGTCACCGGCCGCTGGGTGACCAACGGCGGCGGTGCGCTGCAGATCCCCAAGGTGATCCGGCGGGCCGTGGTCGCCGAGCCGGGATGGCGGCTCGTCGTCGCCGACGCCGACCAGATGGAGCCGCGCGTGCTGGCGGCGATCTCCCGTGACCCCGGTCTGATGGAGGTGGCGGCCCGGCAGACCGATCTGTACCAGTCCGTCTCCGACCGCGCCTTCTCCGGCGACCGCGCCCAGGCCAAGCTCGCCGTCCTCGGCGCGGTCTACGGCCAGACCTCCGGCGACGGCCTGAAGAACCTCGCCGCGCTCAGACGCCGCTTCCCCAAGGCGGTGGCGTACGTCGACGACGCGGCCCGCGCCGGTGAGGAGGGGCGGCTCGTACGGACGTGGCTGGGGCGGACGTGCCCGCCGGCGGCCGGGGTGGGCGACGACGCCTCCGAGGAGGCCGGCATCCCCCAGGAGGGCCCGGCGGCCGACGACCCCGGCGGCCAGGAGTGGGTCCCCGGCTACGCCTCCACCAACTCCCGCGCCCGCGGCCGCTTCGCCCGCAACTTCGTCGTCCAGGGCAGCGCCGCCGACTGGGCTCTGCTGTTGCTCGCCGCACTGCGGCGGACGTGCGCGGACATGGCGGCCGAGCTGGTCTTCTTCCAGCACGACGAGGTGATCGTGCACTGCCCGAAGGAGGAGGCGGACACAGTGGTCGCGGCCATCCGGGAGGCATCCGACCTGGCAGGCCGCCTGACGTTCGGGGAGACACCGGTGCGCTTCCCGTTCACGACGGCGGTGGTGGAGTGCTACGCGGACGCGAAGTGA
- the rpmG gene encoding 50S ribosomal protein L33 produces MARNELRPVVKLRSTAGTGYTYVTRKNRRNDPDRMTLRKYDPVAGRHVDFREER; encoded by the coding sequence ATGGCTCGCAACGAACTCCGCCCCGTCGTGAAGCTCCGGTCCACAGCCGGTACGGGCTACACGTACGTCACCCGCAAGAACCGCCGCAACGACCCGGACCGCATGACCCTGCGCAAGTACGACCCGGTCGCCGGCCGTCACGTCGACTTCCGAGAGGAGCGCTGA
- a CDS encoding GTP-binding protein has translation MSLPVVIVGGLHADARRAAVAQLLADVPGSVVLHHDLATAVAGTVARTIRDATGILSAGEAPLVNDCACCALREDLVPELRRLADAGSTGLAVVELWDSVEPKAMAEVVTAGGLTVTGVITAVDPALLLPYLGNGDDLAERGLAAAATDRRTVADTFARQLEYAPVLAVTESEEADDEDRELLAQLHPTARQVVVGHEGLAGAALAGFDVEAAAAAQHPACALLPAEADAHGVSTLVWHRRRPFHPERLYQALEDLTCAAARSRGRFWLADRPDTLLHWDAAGGALCVESAGPWLAALPDAAWEMVPPVRRAAAALDWHPEHGDCCQHLVFTSPGLDRDGLEQLLESCLLTEAEYAAGRDAWKRLPPAFDTLLEV, from the coding sequence GTGAGTCTGCCGGTCGTGATCGTCGGCGGGCTGCACGCCGACGCGCGCAGGGCGGCCGTGGCGCAGCTGCTCGCCGACGTGCCCGGCAGCGTCGTACTCCACCACGACCTGGCCACGGCGGTGGCCGGCACGGTCGCACGCACGATCCGCGACGCCACCGGCATCCTGTCCGCGGGCGAGGCACCCCTGGTCAACGACTGCGCGTGCTGCGCCCTGCGCGAGGACCTGGTGCCGGAACTGCGCCGACTCGCGGACGCGGGAAGCACCGGCCTCGCGGTCGTCGAACTGTGGGACTCCGTCGAGCCCAAGGCCATGGCCGAGGTGGTCACGGCCGGTGGGCTGACGGTGACCGGCGTGATCACCGCCGTCGACCCGGCACTGCTGCTGCCGTACCTCGGCAACGGCGACGACCTCGCCGAGCGCGGCCTCGCCGCGGCCGCCACCGACCGGCGCACGGTCGCGGACACCTTCGCACGGCAGCTGGAGTACGCCCCCGTCCTCGCCGTCACCGAGTCCGAGGAGGCCGACGACGAGGACCGCGAACTGCTCGCCCAGCTGCATCCGACGGCCCGCCAGGTCGTCGTCGGTCACGAAGGGCTCGCAGGCGCGGCACTCGCCGGTTTCGACGTCGAGGCGGCCGCCGCCGCACAGCACCCGGCCTGTGCGCTGCTGCCCGCCGAGGCCGACGCGCACGGTGTGTCCACCCTGGTCTGGCATCGCCGCCGCCCCTTCCATCCGGAGCGGCTCTACCAGGCCCTGGAGGACCTGACCTGCGCCGCCGCCCGCAGCCGGGGCCGGTTCTGGCTCGCCGACCGTCCCGACACGCTGCTGCACTGGGACGCGGCCGGCGGGGCGCTGTGCGTCGAGAGCGCCGGCCCGTGGCTGGCCGCCCTGCCCGACGCGGCCTGGGAGATGGTCCCGCCGGTGCGCCGCGCAGCCGCCGCGCTGGACTGGCACCCGGAGCACGGCGACTGCTGCCAGCACCTGGTGTTCACGTCCCCCGGCCTCGACCGCGACGGACTCGAGCAGCTGCTGGAGTCCTGCCTGCTGACCGAGGCCGAGTACGCCGCCGGGCGCGACGCCTGGAAGCGGCTGCCGCCCGCCTTCGACACCCTGCTGGAGGTCTGA
- a CDS encoding DUF397 domain-containing protein: MDHDVDGGQDVYNGIAATQLHGVAWQKSRHSNSQGSCVEFARLPGGDVAVRNSRFPDGPALVYTRAEIEAMLLGIKDGEFDHLIAG, encoded by the coding sequence GTGGACCACGACGTTGACGGGGGGCAGGACGTGTACAACGGCATCGCGGCCACGCAGCTGCACGGAGTGGCCTGGCAGAAGAGCCGGCACAGCAATTCGCAGGGTTCCTGCGTGGAGTTCGCGCGGCTGCCGGGCGGAGACGTGGCCGTGCGCAACTCGCGTTTCCCTGACGGGCCGGCGCTCGTCTACACGCGGGCCGAGATCGAGGCGATGCTGCTGGGCATCAAGGACGGCGAGTTCGACCACCTGATAGCAGGTTGA
- a CDS encoding Clp protease N-terminal domain-containing protein, producing the protein MTTNPSPITSSVRLDDLIAAIKKVHSDALEQLQDAVIAGEHLGEVADHLIGHFVDQARRSGASWTDIGKSMGVTRQAAQKRFVPKESTDLDPSQGFSRYTPRARNVVMAAHNEALAARNPEGRPEHLVLGLLAEPEGLAAKAITAQGVLLDTVRQAATAALPPAAEEVPELVPYGSGAKKVLELTFREALRLGHNYIGTEHILLALLEFENGQGVLSDLGIAKAATEAEVAEALSAYVRNQGGQAGDEQG; encoded by the coding sequence ATGACGACGAACCCTTCTCCCATCACGTCATCCGTCCGCCTCGACGACCTCATCGCGGCGATCAAGAAGGTTCACAGCGACGCCCTCGAGCAGCTCCAGGACGCGGTGATCGCCGGCGAGCACCTGGGTGAGGTGGCAGACCACCTCATCGGTCACTTCGTCGACCAGGCCCGGCGTTCGGGCGCCTCCTGGACGGACATCGGCAAGAGCATGGGCGTCACGCGGCAGGCCGCCCAGAAGCGGTTCGTGCCGAAGGAGTCGACGGACCTCGACCCCAGCCAGGGCTTCAGCCGCTACACGCCCCGCGCGCGCAACGTGGTGATGGCCGCCCACAACGAGGCCCTCGCCGCCCGCAACCCCGAGGGCCGCCCCGAGCATCTGGTCCTCGGCCTGCTGGCCGAGCCCGAGGGCCTGGCCGCCAAGGCGATCACGGCCCAGGGCGTCCTCCTCGACACCGTGCGCCAGGCGGCCACCGCCGCACTGCCGCCCGCCGCCGAGGAGGTCCCGGAGCTCGTCCCCTACGGCTCCGGCGCCAAGAAGGTCCTGGAGCTCACCTTCCGCGAGGCCCTTCGCCTCGGCCACAACTACATCGGCACCGAGCACATCCTGCTCGCCCTGCTGGAGTTCGAGAACGGCCAGGGCGTCCTGTCGGACCTGGGCATCGCGAAGGCGGCCACGGAGGCGGAGGTCGCCGAGGCGCTGTCGGCGTACGTGAGGAACCAGGGCGGGCAGGCCGGGGACGAGCAGGGCTGA
- a CDS encoding helix-turn-helix domain-containing protein, protein MLLGSQLRRLRESRGITREAAGYSIRASESKISRMELGRVSFKTRDVEDLLTLYGITDEAERAALVGLALEANVAGWWHSYSDVLPNWFPTYVGLEGAASLIRAYEVQFVHGLLQTEAYAHAVVSRGMKGASTADIDRRVALRLERQKYLVSENAPDFHIVLDEASLRRPYGDREVMRGQLQHLIEFSERPNVRLQIMPFSFGGHSGESGAFTILSFPESDLSDVVYLEQLTSALYLDKREDVAQYEQALTELQQDSPGPDESRDLLRGLLQLS, encoded by the coding sequence ATGCTGCTCGGCTCGCAACTCAGGCGACTGCGTGAGTCGCGCGGGATCACGCGTGAGGCTGCGGGGTACTCGATCCGTGCCTCGGAGTCGAAGATCAGCCGGATGGAGTTGGGCCGGGTGAGCTTCAAAACGAGGGATGTCGAAGACCTGCTGACGCTCTACGGCATCACGGACGAGGCGGAGCGCGCCGCGCTGGTCGGTCTCGCGCTCGAGGCCAACGTGGCCGGCTGGTGGCACAGTTACTCGGACGTCCTGCCGAACTGGTTCCCCACCTATGTCGGCCTGGAGGGCGCGGCCTCGCTGATCCGGGCGTACGAGGTGCAGTTCGTGCACGGCCTGCTGCAGACCGAGGCGTACGCCCACGCAGTCGTCAGCCGCGGCATGAAGGGCGCGAGCACCGCCGATATCGACCGGCGCGTGGCGCTGCGCCTGGAACGCCAGAAGTACCTGGTCTCGGAGAACGCCCCCGACTTCCACATCGTCCTGGACGAGGCCTCGCTGCGCCGCCCGTACGGCGACCGCGAGGTGATGCGCGGTCAGCTCCAGCATCTGATCGAGTTCTCCGAACGCCCCAACGTACGGCTGCAGATCATGCCGTTCAGCTTCGGCGGGCACTCAGGGGAGAGCGGCGCCTTCACCATCCTCAGTTTCCCGGAGTCCGACCTCTCGGACGTCGTCTACCTCGAGCAGCTCACCAGCGCGCTCTACCTGGACAAGCGCGAGGACGTCGCCCAGTACGAGCAGGCGCTGACGGAGCTGCAGCAGGACAGTCCGGGACCGGACGAGAGCCGGGACCTGCTGCGGGGGCTGCTGCAGCTGTCGTAG
- a CDS encoding ATP-binding protein: MGTNGSTMLEPLRQGLPPLDPAAVSSAASCALPARYEAVREARQFTRRTLEQWDIEDRFDDICLVVSELVTNALRHGLPADVPCCTPDRSPIVRLHLMRWTERLVCAVRDPSHDTPVARKADDFSAESGRGLFLVDSFSDSWGWHPLAGTLNGKVVWALFRLHSTPAE; encoded by the coding sequence ATGGGGACGAATGGATCGACCATGCTCGAGCCGTTACGGCAGGGCCTTCCGCCGCTGGATCCCGCGGCCGTGTCCAGTGCCGCCTCGTGTGCCCTGCCCGCCCGCTACGAAGCGGTGCGCGAAGCACGGCAGTTCACCCGCAGAACCCTCGAACAGTGGGACATAGAGGACCGTTTCGACGACATCTGTCTGGTCGTCTCGGAACTGGTCACCAACGCCCTGCGGCACGGTCTGCCCGCCGACGTGCCGTGCTGCACGCCCGACCGGAGCCCGATCGTGCGGCTGCATCTGATGCGCTGGACCGAGCGGCTCGTGTGCGCGGTGCGCGACCCCAGCCACGACACCCCGGTCGCGCGCAAGGCGGACGACTTCTCGGCGGAGTCGGGCCGCGGCCTGTTCCTCGTCGACTCCTTCAGCGACAGCTGGGGCTGGCACCCGCTCGCCGGCACGCTCAACGGCAAGGTCGTGTGGGCACTGTTCCGGCTGCACAGCACCCCCGCCGAATGA
- the rpsR gene encoding 30S ribosomal protein S18: MSRKSDRKPAKDRPNPLDQAGVTYIDYKDTDLLRKFISDRGKIRSRRVTRVTSQQQRQLARAVKNAREMALLPYSGR; the protein is encoded by the coding sequence ATGTCCCGCAAGAGCGACCGCAAGCCCGCGAAGGACCGGCCCAACCCGCTGGACCAGGCCGGAGTGACGTACATCGACTACAAGGACACCGACCTGCTGCGGAAGTTCATCTCCGACCGCGGCAAGATCCGCAGCCGCCGCGTGACCCGGGTGACCTCCCAGCAGCAGCGACAGCTGGCGCGGGCCGTCAAGAACGCACGGGAGATGGCGCTGCTGCCGTACTCGGGCCGCTGA
- a CDS encoding aldehyde dehydrogenase family protein, translating into MSSWFTDLALQYIDGEWRPGTGSWDIIDFNPYDGEKLASITIATVDEVDQAYRAAARAQREWAVTNPYTRRDVFDRALRLVDERRQEITEAIIAELGGTRLKAGFEIHLAKEFLREAAQLTLRSEGRILPSPVEGKENRLYREPVGVVGVISPFNSPFLLSIKPVASALALGNAVVLKPHQDTPLVGGTVIAKLFEDAGLPPGLLNVVLTDIAEIGDAFIEHPVPKVISFTGSDKVGRHIATVCAAQLKRTVLELGGNSALVVLDDADIDYAVDAAVFSRYVDQGQVCMAANRVLVDRSVADEFTEKFVAKVKTLKAGDPSDPQTVIGPVINSLQANAVSAAVDQAVAEGATVLVRGATNDNLVEPSVLTDVPADSSLLHKEIFGPVALLVPFDGEEEAIRIVNDTPYGLSGAVHTADVERGVAFAKRIDTGMFHVNDGTIHDEPLVPFGGEKHSGIGRLNGETTLDAFTTLKWISVQHGRTAFPF; encoded by the coding sequence ATGTCGTCCTGGTTCACCGACCTGGCCCTGCAGTACATCGACGGCGAATGGCGCCCGGGCACCGGCTCCTGGGACATCATCGACTTCAATCCGTACGACGGCGAGAAGCTGGCGTCGATCACCATAGCCACGGTCGACGAGGTCGATCAGGCCTACCGTGCGGCCGCCCGTGCCCAGCGGGAATGGGCGGTGACCAACCCGTACACCCGCCGCGACGTCTTCGACAGAGCCCTGCGTCTGGTGGACGAGCGCCGGCAGGAGATCACCGAGGCGATCATCGCGGAACTCGGCGGTACACGTCTGAAGGCCGGCTTCGAGATCCATCTCGCCAAGGAGTTCCTGCGTGAGGCGGCCCAGCTGACGCTGCGCTCCGAGGGCCGGATCCTGCCCTCGCCGGTGGAGGGCAAGGAGAACCGCCTCTACCGCGAGCCCGTCGGTGTCGTCGGTGTGATCAGCCCGTTCAACTCGCCGTTCCTGCTCTCGATCAAGCCCGTCGCCTCCGCCCTCGCCCTCGGCAACGCCGTCGTCCTCAAACCGCACCAGGACACCCCGCTCGTCGGCGGCACCGTGATCGCGAAGCTCTTCGAGGACGCGGGCCTCCCGCCCGGCCTGCTGAACGTCGTCCTCACCGACATCGCGGAGATCGGCGACGCGTTCATCGAACACCCGGTCCCGAAGGTCATCTCCTTCACCGGTTCCGACAAGGTCGGCCGGCACATCGCCACCGTCTGCGCCGCGCAGCTCAAGCGCACCGTCCTCGAACTCGGCGGCAACAGCGCGCTGGTCGTCCTCGACGACGCCGACATCGACTACGCGGTCGACGCGGCGGTCTTCAGCCGGTACGTCGACCAGGGCCAGGTCTGCATGGCCGCGAACCGTGTCCTGGTGGACCGCTCCGTCGCGGACGAGTTCACCGAGAAGTTCGTCGCCAAGGTCAAGACCCTCAAGGCCGGCGACCCGAGCGATCCGCAGACGGTCATCGGTCCGGTCATCAACTCCCTTCAGGCCAACGCCGTTTCGGCCGCCGTCGACCAGGCCGTCGCCGAGGGCGCCACGGTCCTCGTGCGCGGCGCGACCAACGACAACCTGGTGGAGCCCTCCGTCCTCACGGACGTGCCCGCCGACTCCTCCCTCCTGCACAAGGAGATCTTCGGCCCCGTCGCCCTCCTCGTCCCCTTCGACGGCGAGGAGGAGGCGATCCGCATCGTCAACGACACCCCGTACGGCCTGAGCGGCGCCGTCCACACGGCCGACGTCGAACGGGGCGTCGCCTTCGCCAAGCGGATCGACACCGGCATGTTCCACGTGAACGACGGCACCATCCACGACGAGCCACTGGTCCCCTTCGGCGGCGAGAAGCACTCCGGCATCGGCCGGCTGAACGGCGAGACCACCCTGGACGCCTTCACCACGCTGAAGTGGATCTCGGTGCAGCACGGGCGGACCGCGTTCCCCTTCTAG